A stretch of Gossypium hirsutum isolate 1008001.06 chromosome A06, Gossypium_hirsutum_v2.1, whole genome shotgun sequence DNA encodes these proteins:
- the LOC107963550 gene encoding basic blue protein, producing the protein MRRRAIIMVVLMVLQFGAIHSKPTTYMVGDEDGWDSGLDMEGWTKGKNFHAGDFLVFKYDSQLSDVAVVNQTGHDSCTLNEGAKVFHSGNDKIQLAFGANYFIDTVADLCAAGMKMAINATAPPPSV; encoded by the exons ATGAGGAGAAGAGCAATAATAATGGTAGTTTTGATGGTCTTACAATTTGGGGCCATTCATTCAAAGCCAACTACTTATATGGTTGGAGACGAAGATGGCTGGGACTCAGGCCTTGACATGGAAGGTTGGACTAAAGGAAAAAACTTCCATGCCGGTGATTTTCTGG TTTTCAAATATGATAGTCAGCTGTCCGATGTAGCGGTGGTAAATCAAACCGGGCATGATTCATGCACCCTTAATGAAGGAGCCAAAGTGTTTCACTCCGGGAACGACAAAATTCAACTTGCCTTCGGGGCTAATTATTTCATCGACACCGTTGCCGATCTTTGTGCCGCCGGAATGAAAATGGCCATCAACGCCACCGCACCTCCCCCATCTGTTTAG